A stretch of Cicer arietinum cultivar CDC Frontier isolate Library 1 chromosome 5, Cicar.CDCFrontier_v2.0, whole genome shotgun sequence DNA encodes these proteins:
- the LOC101498628 gene encoding uncharacterized protein yields MSGAVLRVSIPSGVRKTIQNIKEITGNHSDDEIYAMLKECSMDPNETAQKLLFQDTFHEVKRKKDKRKENVNNRESLESRPRPGTQGRGVRGGRGNFSPHRILHDARGGKNPGTGKDNGTNQGTAKGVPPLPDLQETKTGEKSSVTSSVPAIANGPTTVASGTTSADTAPSSTGNVDRIITSDGGNNSLGDHFPSDSSDKGAKVAFGSEAVSSTSVCFSSSDPVLVPSNDSRFPGAVGAIKREVGSQRPPGELNVANTSESKTAAFETGSSFQGKNQGKSPPIVAKNQVPQVSSSSTVMHGTTSVSRPSSNHNNRSQQIVGLQKVGSNKEWKPKPTNTINQGSGPASVVPESSAVSAEAAKHLPSVSKVLDSEEATSELQRKLEDLRLPPRQHVILPNHILVPDSEKNKFSFGSLGINFGVTTSYVSSPESEKSSTSLSKVSQAVEETAGEQASSNQNASVTSVVGDYSENPQPSTTTVPDNFSSSGEVDVASGTIQEDDESKHGGTIPSEGNEYSVVHTSPNYNLGFMPPMLEAQSAQIDNSESQARDISRLQSYVVHQQFDPNNYYAQFYRSGADSDGRLSPLPSAGVTAKYNGGVAVLPTPSSQSPQEGAGLSTAGQTPHASQASGLMQNSVAAQQPLPVFRPPSGVHISHYPPNYIPYGHYFSPFYVPPHAIHQYLGNGAFPQQPQASSVYPPPSAVAANGMKYPLPQYKPGTNAANSAHFAMPAAYGAYGSSPAGGYNPTSAETAGNSNSNEDLGSSQFKDNSVYLNGQQSEGSAMWVAASGRDISNLPTSSFYNLPPQGQHVTYAPTQAGHGNFAGVYHPAQAVTAGTVHPLLQQSQTMAGAVDMVGPGGSVYQQPQQHAHLNWPSNY; encoded by the exons aTGAGCGGTGCTGTGTTAAGGGTTTCGATTCCAAGCGGTGTTAGGAAGACGATCCAGAATATCAAAGAGATCACGGGTAATCACAGTGATGATGAGATTTATGCAATGCTTAAGGAGTGTTCTATGGATCCCAACGAGACTGCACAGAAGCTTCTCTTTCAGG ATACATTTCACGaggttaaaagaaaaaaggacaAACGAAAAGAG AATGTTAACAACAGAGAGTCTTTGGAGTCACGTCCGAGACCTGGTACTCAAGGGCGTGGGGTTAGGGGTGGTCGTGGAAATTTTTCACCTCATCGTATATTGCATG ATGCTCGCGGTGGCAAGAATCCTGGTACAGGAAAAGATAATGGGACCAACCAAGGGACCGCCAAGGGTGTGCCCCCTTTGCCTGATCTGCAAGAGACAAAGACCGGAGAAAAAAGTTCTGTAACAAG CTCTGTTCCAGCTATTGCCAATGGGCCTACAACAGTTGCATCTGGAACTACTAGTGCGGATACTGCCCCTTCATCGACTGGAAATGTGGACAGAATTATTACATCCGATGGTGGTAATAATAGTTTGGGTGACCATTTTCCTTCTGATAGTTCAGACAAAGGTGCAAAAGTTGCTTTTGGAAGTGAGGCAGTGTCTTCCACCAGTGTCTGTTTCTCTTCTTCAGATCCAGTACTGGTTCCATCGAATGATTCACGTTTCCCTGGCGCTGTTGGTGCAATTAAACGGGAAGTGGGAAGCCAACGTCCTCCTGGGGAATTAAATGTGGCCAATACTTCTGAGAGCAAAACTGCTG CTTTTGAGACTGGCAGCTCTTTTCAAGGTAAGAATCAAGGAAAATCCCCCCCGATAGTTGCAAAGAATCAAGTTCCTCAGGTGTCATCTTCATCAACAGTAATGCATGGGACCACTTCAGTTAGCCGACCTTCCTCTAACCACAATAATCGATCACAACAAATAGTTGGCCTTCAGAAAG TCGGTTCCAATAAGGAGTGGAAACCAAAGCCAACTAATACCATTAACCAGGGCTCTGGACCAGCTAGCGTAGTTCCTGAGTCTTCTGCCGTGTCAGCTGAAGCTGCCAAGCATTTACCGTCTGTGTCTAAGGTCCTTGATTCCGAGGAAGCTACTTCTGAACTGCAGAGGAAGCTGGAGGATTTACGTCTTCCACCACGTCAACATGTTATTCTTCCAAACCATATCCTGGTGCCTGATTCTGAAAAGAACAAGTTTAGTTTTGGGAGTCTGGGAATAAATTTTGGGGTTACAACAAGTTATGTTAGCAGCCCAGAGAGCGAAAAGAGTTCAACATCTCTTTCGAAAGTATCTCAGGCTGTTGAAGAAACTGCAGGGGAGCAGGCCTCAAG CAATCAAAATGCTTCAGTTACTTCTGTGGTGGGAGATTATTCTGAAAATCCACAACCATCCACTACTACTGTCCCCGACAATTTTTCATCATCCGGAGAGGTGGATGTAGCATCTGGTACTATTCAGGAGGATGATGAGTCCAAGCACGGCGGCACTATACCATCTGAAGGTAATGAATACTCAGTGGTGCATACTTCTCCGAACTACAATCTAGGTTTCATGCCCCCAATGTTGGAAGCACAGTCTGCACAAATTGATAATTCTGAGTCTCAAGCACGAGATATTTCTCGGCTTCAAAGCTATGTT GTTCATCAACAATTTGATCCAAATAATTACTACGCCCAGTTTTACCGTTCTGGTGCTGACAGTGATGGCCGTCTTTCTCCTTTACCTTCTGCTGGGGTTACAGCCAAGTACAATGGTGGTGTTGCAGTGCTTCCTACACCAAGTTCTCAGTCTCCTCAAGAG GGAGCTGGCTTGTCCACAGCTGGTCAGACACCTCATGCGTCTCAAGCTTCTGGGCTCATGCAAAATTCAGTAGCTGCTCAGCAGCCTCTCCCAGTATTTCGGCCTCCGAGTGGGGTTCATATATCCCATTACCCTCCTAATTACATCCCTTACGGCCACTATTTTTCACCATTCTATGTCCCACCTCACGCAATTCACCAATATTTGGGCAACGGTGCATTTCCTCAACAACCTCAGGCAAGCTCTGTATATCCACCTCCTTCGGCTGTGGCTGCAAACGGAATGAAATATCCCCTTCCACAGTACAAACCTGGAACAAATGCAGCTAACTCGGCTCATTTTGCTATGCCGGCTGCCTATGGTGCATATGGCTCTTCCCCAGCTGGTGGTTATAATCCTACTTCTGCAGAAACTGCAGGGAATTCAAACTCTAATGAGGATCTCGGTTCCTCCCAGTTCAAGGATAACAGTGTATACCTCAATGGACAACAG AGCGAAGGTTCGGCAATGTGGGTGGCTGCATCTGGTCGAGACATTTCCAATTTGCCAACCAGTTCATTCTACAACCTTCCACCGCAGGGTCAGCATGTGACTTATGCCCCAACACAGGCTGGCCACGGCAATTTTGCTGGCGTCTATCACCCTGCACAAGCAGTGACAGCTGGAACAGTTCATCCACTTCTGCAACAATCCCAGACAATGGCCGGAGCAGTTGATATGGTAGGTCCTGGTGGCAGCGTTTATCAGCAACCTCAACAGCATGCACATCTCAACTGGCCAAGTAACTACTGA
- the LOC101498956 gene encoding uncharacterized protein, whose translation MSSRKLDNPHSGDGASPGKIFIGGLAKDTTLETFVKYFERYGEITDSVIMKDRHTGRPRGFGFITYADPNVVDQVIQENHIINDKQVEIKRTIPKGSSQTNDFKTKKIFVGGIPTAVSEDELKNFFSKHGKVVEHEIIRDHTTKRSRGFGFVVFDNDKVVDNLLADGNMIDMDGTQVEIKKAEPKKSSNSASLPSFASDSRARSYSDGFGGFGDSYGSFSGGGYVPGSYRSLGGFGGRLSDYGGYGGGDDFSGSFGGYGGSSGGYGGYRGESSFGYSSRYGSYMGGLGGGYSGGGLGPYGRGVGGYGSYGGPGTGGGYDSGAGAGFGATGGLYSSRGGYGGSSRYHPYSR comes from the exons ATGTCTTCCAGAAAACTCGATAACCCTCACTCCGGCGACGGTGCCAGTCCCGGAAAAATCTTCATCGGAGGGTTAGCCAAAGACACAACATTAG AGACATTCGTGAAGTACTTTGAAAGATACGGAGAGATTACAGATTCCGTTATCATGAAGGATCGACATACGGGTCGACCAAGAGGTTTCGGGTTTATCACTTATGCGGATCCTAACGTCGTTGACCAAGTCATTCAGGAGAATCACATCATCAATGACAAGCAG GTTGAAATCAAGAGGACTATTCCTAAAGGTTCATCACAAACTAATGACTTCAAAACTAAGAAGATTTTTGTTGGTGGCATTCCAACAGCAGTATCTGAAG ATGAGCTCAAGAACTTCTTCTCTAAGCATGGGAAGGTTGTGGAGCATGAGATAATACGCGACCACACCACTAAACGATCTCGTGGATTTGGTTTTGTAGTTTTTGACAATGATAAGGTTGTGGATAATTTGCTGGCTGATGGGAACATGATTGATATGGATGGTACTCAG GTTGAGATAAAGAAGGCTGAACCAAAGAAATCCTCAAATTCAGCTTCTCTTCCATCATTTGCTAGTGACTCTAGGGCACGTTCTTACAGTGATGGTTTTGGTGGGTTTGGCGATTCTTATGGAAGTTTTTCTGGTGGAGGTTATGTCCCTGGATCTTATAGATCACTTGGCGGTTTCGGTGGTAGGCTTAGTGATTATGGTGGATATGGAGGTGGAGATGACTTCAGTGGTAGTTTTGGGGGCTATGGGGGCAGTTCTGGTGGTTATGGAGGCTATAGAGGAGAATCTTCATTTGGCTACTCTAGCCGCTATGGGTCCTACATGGGGGGCCTTGGTGGTGGATATAGTGGTGGTGGGTTAGGCCCGTACGGAAGAGGTGTTGGGGGCTATGGAAGTTATGGTGGTCCAGGCACTGGCGGAGGTTATGATTCAGGTGCTGGTGCTGGTTTTGGTGCGACAGGAGGACTCTATTCTAGTAGGGGAGGTTATGGGGGCAGTAGTCGATACCATCCTTACTCAAGATAG
- the LOC101499496 gene encoding long chain acyl-CoA synthetase 8, protein MVDPNGSSSWLKNLNICETFGWKDHGEYGTVAAIVIGIIVPILLSALFMGKKKGKVRGVPAEVGGESGYVVRNARYSELVEVPWEGAPTMAHLFEQSCNKYTHNRFLGTRKLIGKEFVTSSDGRKFEKLHLGDYEWETYGEVFARVSNFASGLLKLGHDIDSRVAIFADTRAEWLIALQGCFRQNITVVTIYASLGEDALIHSLNETQVSTLICDPKLLKKLDAIRSKLTSIQNIIYFEDDSKDEHDFSGGLSDCTIASFGEVETLGKESPVEPSLPSKNAVAVVMYTSGSTGLPKGVMITHGNIVATTAAVMTVIPNLGSKDVYLAYLPLAHVFEMAAESVMLAAGVAIGYGTPQTLTDTSIKVMKGTKGDVSVLKPTLLTAVPAIIDRIRDGVLKKVEEKGGLAKKLFQFAYKRRLAAVKGSWLGAWGVEKLMWDTIVFKKIRTLLGGQIRFMLCGGAPLSGDSQHFINICVGAPIGQGYGLTETFAGAAFSEWDDNSVGRVGPPLPCVYIKLVSWEEGGYLSSDKPMPRGEIVVGGFSVTAGYFKNEEKTNEVFKVDEKGLRWFYTGDIGRFHPDGCLEIIDRKKDIVKLQHGEYISLGKVEAALSSCDYVDNLMVFADPFHNYCVALVVASHQSLEKWAQQSGIEYKDFPDLCNKPEAVTEVLQSISKTAKAAKLQKTEIPAKIKLLSEPWTPESGLVTAALKLKREQLKAKFNDDLLKLYA, encoded by the exons ATGGTTGATCCAAACGGTAGTTCCTCGtggttaaaaaatctaaatatcTGTGAAACATTTGGGTGGAAAGATCATGGAGAGTATGGAACAGTTGCTGCTATAGTCATAGGCATCATTGTTCCAATTTTGTTATCGGCTTTGTTTATGGGAAAGAAAAAAGGGAAAGTAAGAGGTGTCCCGGCAGAGGTTGGTGGTGAGTCGGGTTATGTGGTACGTAATGCTCGATATTCTGAGTTGGTTGAAGTTCCTTGGGAAGGAGCCCCGACGATGGCTCATCTATTTGAGCAATCTTGTAATAAGTATACACACAATAGATTTCTTGGAACAAGAAAACTAATAGGAAAAGAGTTTGTTACATCCAGTGATGGAAGGAAGTTTGAGAAACTCCACTTAGGAGATTATGAATGGGAAACCTATGGAGAGGTCTTTGCTCGTGTATCCAATTTTGCGTCTGGTCTTCTTAAGTTAGGCCATGATATAGATAGCCGTGTTGCCATTTTCGCAGATACTCGGGCTGAATGGCTCATAGCCCTCCAG GGTTGCTTCCGGCAGAATATAACAGTTGTTACAATTTATGCTTCTCTAGGTGAGGATGCCTTAATCCACTCGCTAAACGAG ACTCAAGTATCTACTCTGATCTGTGACCCAAAGCTGTTAAAGAAGTTGGACGCAATAAGATCAAAACTAACATCTatccaaaatataatttactttgaAGACGATAGCAAAGATGAACACGATTTTTCAGGAGGTTTGAGCGACTGTACAATTGCATCTTTCGGTGAAGTTGAGACACTTGGGAAAGAAAGTCCTGTCGAACCAAGCTTGCCTTCAAAGAATGCTGTTGCAGTTGTCATGTACACAAGTGGCAGTACAGGTCTACCAAAG GGTGTCATGATTACTCACGGGAACATTGTAGCCACCACAGCAGCTGTTATGACAGTGATTCCAAATCTGGGTAGCAAGGATGTGTACTTGGCGTACTTGCCCCTTGCCCATGTTTTTGAAATGGCAGCAGAG TCTGTTATGCTGGCTGCAGGTGTTGCAATCGGTTATGGAACTCCTCAGACTTTGACCGACACATCTATTAAAGTCATGAAAGGAACCAAGGGTGATGTTAGTGTCTTAAAGCCCACTCTTTTGACAGCAGTACCAGCTATTATTGATCGTATTCGAGATGGAGTTTTGAAAAAG GTGGAGGAGAAAGGGGGACTTGCAAAGAAGCTTTTCCAGTTTGCATACAAGCGTCGACTGGCTGCTGTAAAAGGAAGCTGGCTAGGAGCTTGGGGAGTGGAGAAGTTGATGTGGGATACCATTGTCTTCAAAAAAATTCGTACTCTACTTGGAGGCCAAATCCGATTTATGCTTTGTGGTGGAGCTCCTTTATCTGGTGATTCACAACACTTCATCAATATCTGTGTGGG GGCTCCTATTGGGCAAGGATACGGTTTGACCGAAACATTTGCTGGGGCTGCCTTCTCTGAGTGGGATGACAACAGTGTGGGGCGTGTTGGTCCACCACTTCCTTGTGTCTACATAAAG CTTGTTTCTTGGGAAGAAGGAGGGTATCTGTCGTCAGACAAACCAATGCCACGAGGAGAGATTGTAGTTGGCGGATTCAGTGTGACTGCTGGTTATTTCAAGAATGAAGAAAAAACTAATGAAGTGTTCAAG GTTGATGAGAAAGGTCTGCGCTGGTTTTATACTGGTGACATTGGGCGATTCCATCCTGATGGGTGCCTTGAAATCATTGATAGGAAGAAGGATATTGTCAAACTTCAACATGGAGAGTATATCTCTCTTGGAAAG GTTGAGGCAGCACTGTCATCGTGTGATTACGTGGATAATTTAATGGTTTTTGCCGACCCGTTTCATAATTACTGTGTTGCTCTAGTTGTTGCTTCACATCAGTCCCTGGAGAAGTGggcccaacaaagtggtattgAATACAAAGATTTTCCTGATCTTTGTAACAAACCTGAAGCTGTCACTGAGGTTCTGCAGTCCATTTCCAAG ACTGCAAAAGCTGCCAAGCTGCAAAAAACTGAAATTCCTGCAAAGATTAAGTTGCTGTCAGAACCATGGACACCTGAATCTGGATTAGTCACTGCTGCTCTCAAGTTGAAGAGAGAACAACTAAAAGCCAAATTCAATGATGATCTTTTGAAGTTGTATGCTTGA
- the LOC101499799 gene encoding uncharacterized protein, with the protein MVVVLAKPNLVSCNFPTLKTLKSIEPHRTTTTTAAFASKCCLRLSSFKFKPLVVTKPSFALSSFRKKGTIVICHDSSNKESEVGRSVDEGGRDWTTSILLFLLWVALIYYVSFLSPDQTPSRDVYFLKKLLNLKGDDGFRMNEVLVSEWYIMGLWPLVYSMLLLPTGRSSKSNVPVWPFLTLSFFGGIYALLPYFVLWKPPPPPVEETQLKTWPLNFLESKVTALILLASGIGIVAYAGLAGEDVWKEFFQYCRESKFIHVMSIDFTLLSTLAPFWVYNDMTARKWFDKGSWLLPVSLIPLLGPALYLLLRPSLSTSVVAQTPAESE; encoded by the exons ATGGTGGTAGTATTAGCTAAACCCAATTTGGTCTCTTGCAACTTCCCCACTCTCAAAACGCTAAAATCAATTGAACCCCacagaacaacaacaacaacagcagCATTTGCCTCGAAATGTTGTTTGAGACTCAGTTCCTTCAAATTCAAACCTCTAGTAGTCACCAAACCCTCCTTTGCTTTATCATCATTTCGAAAAAAGGGTACTATCGTCATTTGCCATGACTCTTCCAACAAAGAGAGTGAAGTTGGTAGGAGTGTGGATGAGGGAGGAAGAGATTGGACAACCTCAATTTTGCTCTTTCTTTTGTGGGTTGCACTTATCTACTATGTTTCATTTCTCTCCCCAGACCAAACAcct TCAAGGGACGTGTATTTCTTGAAAAAGCTGTTGAATTTGAAAGGGGATGATGGTTTTAGAATGAATGAAGTGCTTGTTTCTGAGTGGTATATAATGGGTTTGTGGCCTTTGGTATATAGCATGTTGCTACTTCCTACAGGAAGGAG CTCAAAAAGCAATGTTCCTGTATGGCCCTTCCTGACACTTTCATTTTTTGGTGGCATATATGCCCTTCTTCCTTATTTTGTTCTCTGGAAACCACCACCACCTCCTGTTGAAGAAACACAGCTTAAAACATGGCCATTGAATTTTTTGGAATCAAAAGTCACTGCACTG ATATTGCTTGCTTCAGGTATAGGCATCGTAGCATACGCTGGTTTAGCTGGGGAAGATGTATGGAAAGAATTTTTCCAGTACTGCAGGGAAAGCAAATTT ATCCATGTTATGTCCATTGATTTTACTTTACTCTCGACATTGGCACCATTTTGGGTTTACAATGATATGACTGCTAGAAAATG GTTTGACAAAGGTTCTTGGCTTCTTCCAGTATCACTGATACCATTGCTGGGGCCTGCTTTATACCTTCTCTTACGGCCCTCACTATCAACCTCTGTCGTTGCACAAACTCCTGCTGAGTCAGAGTAA